A genomic region of Raphanus sativus cultivar WK10039 chromosome 6, ASM80110v3, whole genome shotgun sequence contains the following coding sequences:
- the LOC108836965 gene encoding uncharacterized protein PB18E9.04c-like: MARSNKSKSEGGERIGKGKVTPVQVAYLVDRYLCDNRFVETRSIFRSEASSLISKSPLRQVQCSLIPLDDILNEYISLKELKVMVDQEKTRIQNLLHGMQDVMNSYNSTASPPPPAITSAAPAAIQSVASTSQPSNMDTSPSGGAAHSTPNLMAAASLPGNKRVGNFTAPSSSNQSITKKRKSPEVSLAPPPPPSVSTKERRKIPRAANATNYLTFHTSPGTETPVHNSTAATVAKCLFTRSGVSPPTNPACLRTPQKQVSPQSDVSVTPTNCTILTKERITVSPHKQNPSYTVVERSHMVSSFSPLQSNLKMSSKRDHVKGRLNFDDAEATMNLDSPASGDFVSTSSPGSEPGADLFDIDFLSDNFPFSEVLVDFDIACQGMPDPLLPVPQPSNCSFQLA, encoded by the exons ATGGCGAGATCGAACAAATCCAAGAGTGAAGGAGGAGAACGTATAGGGAAGGGAAAGGTGACACCAGTGCAAGTCGCCTACCTCGTGGATAGATACCTATGCGACAATCGATTCGTAGAGACACGATCCATCTTCAGATCCGAAGCTTCTTCTCTCATCTCCAAATCTCCACTCCGTCAA gtTCAGTGCAGTTTGATACCACTGGATGATATATTGAACGAATACATCAGCCTCAAGGAGCTCAAAGTGATGGTTGATCAGGAGAAGACACGCATTCAAAATCTATTACACGGGATGCAGGATGTCATGAACTCTTACAACTCCACCGCATCACCTCCTCCTCCGGCGATTACATCAGCAGCTCCGGCGGCTATTCAAAGTGTTGCCTCTACTTCTCAGCCTAGCAACATGGATACCTCTCCTTCAg GCGGCGCAGCGCACAGCACACCCAATCTTATGGCAGCAGCATCATTGCCAGGAAACAAACGAGTTGGGAATTTCACAGCACCTTCTTCTAGTAATCAGTCTATTACCAAAAAGAGGAAGAGTCCTGAGGTTTCTctagctcctcctcctcctccttctgttTCTACTAAAG AGAGGAGAAAGATTCCACGAGCTGCTAATGCTACTAACTACTTGACGTTTCACACATCACCCGGAACAGAAACGCCGGTGCATAACAGTACTGCAGCTACTGTGGCAAAGTGTTTGTTTACCAGATCAGGCGTGTCACCTCCGACCAATCCAGCTTGTCTGAGGACACCACAAAAGCAAGTCTCTCCTCAAAGTGATGTATCTGTTACTCCTACAAACTGCACTATCCTCACTAAGGAGAGAATCACAGTCAGTCCTCACAAGCAGAATCCTTCTTATACAGTAGTGGAAAGGAGCCATATGGTTTCTTCTTTCTCGCCTCTTCAGTCTAATCTGAAGATGTCGAGTAAAAGAGATCATGTGAAAGGAAGGCTCAATTTCGATGACGCCGAAGCCACAATGAACTTAGACTCACCTGCTTCTGGCGATTTCGTTTCAACTTCTTCACCTGGCTCTGAACCAGGAGCTGATTTGTTTGACATTGATTTTCTGAGCGACAACTTTCCATTCTCGGAGGTGCTTGTCGATTTCGATATTGCTTGTCAAGGAATGCCTGACCCTCTCCTGCCAGTGCCACAACCCTCAAACTGTTCCTTTCAGTTAGCCTAA
- the LOC108805795 gene encoding uncharacterized protein LOC108805795 produces MLTTHLRFATARTKLIDNKTCGQNLFFLVKRNIMGMVFGKISVETPKYTVVKSGDSYEIREYPPTVAAEITYDPSEFKDNRDGGFTVLAKYIGVFGKPENQKPEKIAMTAPVITKEGEKIAMTAPVVTKEGGGGGGEEKKTVTMQFLLPEMYKKAEDAPRPTDERVVIREEGGRKYGVVTFSGNAAESVVSEKVKKLRSDLERDGFKITGEFVLARYNPPWTIPPFKTNEVMIPVE; encoded by the coding sequence ATGCTAACCACACATTTGCGTTTCGCAACCGCAAGAACCAAACTGATAGATAACAAAACCTGTGGGcagaatctcttttttttggtaaagcgTAACATAATGGGAATGGTATTTGGTAAAATCTCCGTGGAGACACCCAAATACACCGTGGTCAAATCCGGCGACAGTTACGAGATCCGTGAGTATCCACCGACCGTTGCGGCCGAGATCACTTACGATCCTTCCGAGTTCAAAGACAACAGAGACGGCGGCTTCACGGTCTTGGCCAAGTACATAGGCGTGTTCGGCAAGCCTGAGAACCAGAAGCCGGAGAAGATCGCCATGACTGCTCCTGTGATCACCAAGGAAGGAGAGAAGATCGCCATGACTGCTCCGGTCGTGACCaaggaaggaggaggaggaggaggagaggagaagaagacgGTGACGATGCAGTTTCTGTTGCCGGAGATGTACAAGAAGGCTGAGGATGCGCCGCGTCCGACAGATGAGAGGGTGGTGATTAGGGAGGAAGGAGGGAGGAAGTACGGCGTGGTTACGTTCAGTGGTAACGCGGCGGAGAGTGTGGTGAGCGAGAAGGTGAAGAAGCTGAGGAGTGATCTCGAGAGAGATGGGTTTAAGATCACCGGTGAGTTCGTCCTTGCTAGGTACAATCCTCCATGGACAATACCTCCGTTCAAGACCAACGAAGTCATGATTCCTGTTGAATGA
- the LOC108805796 gene encoding protein transport protein yos1 encodes MGFWTLMEGLLLFANALAILNEDRFLAPRGWTLTELHQTGKRNSLKGQIVGLIHACHYMRLPLMLFNLIVIVFKLFSG; translated from the coding sequence ATGGGATTCTGGACACTGATGGAAGGGTTGTTGCTATTCGCAAACGCACTTGCTATCCTCAACGAAGACCGTTTCTTAGCTCCCAGAGGATGGACACTCACCGAGCTTCACCAAACCGGCAAAAGAAACTCCCTCAAAGGCCAGATCGTTGGTCTCATCCACGCCTGCCACTACATGAGGCTCCCTCTCATGCTCTTTAACTTGATTGTCATCGTTTTTAAGCTCTTCTCCGGTTAA
- the LOC108805950 gene encoding uncharacterized protein LOC108805950, which translates to MEKPLLSDKAKESERWDSYQYLQRNSSSARNNVSFPGAGVTLEEVRSASAVSDPPPLYPPVLTTPVSLPTPEAIGYPSASGASHELQRQVLDEIEIRELLIDHIGHRCCWGSRPARTWKIRAVEDCNVYVGTLDTFIEEREALTQTVPFAGGNFNGKKHGSAPELWQLDLRSQFPTLFVPYKETRVPVPRSETVDKCTGCVGRGEVVCPTCNADGEPGFYKENQMMKCSSCYGRGLIAHKDGSDSICADCNGEGKLPCPNCQSRGLIKCQTCDGNGSLLTSSIAVVRWKTLSKRKVSATRGAGSVPEEVFHRAEGVQLCNTQAYQCTPAYFADSYFLNKFSSEVISLRAEVPPTANVVCERHAISVVPVTRVTMEDRGKAFNFYIIGFGKEIYMKDYYPARFCWGLCPCLEWLKV; encoded by the exons ATGGAGAAGCCTCTGCTTTCAG ATAAAGCGAAGGAGTCCGAGAGATGGGATTCATACCAATACCTTCAGAGAAACAGCTCCTCTGCTCGTAACAACGTTTCTTTCCCCGGAGCTGGCGTCACCCTCGAAGAAGTCCGTTCCGCTTCCGCCGTTTCCGATCCTCCACCTCTCTATCCTCCCGTGTTAACCACCCCTGTTTCGTTACCCACTC CGGAAGCTATTGGCTATCCGAGTGCATCTGGAGCAAGTCACGAGCTTCAAAG GCAGGTGCTTGATGAGATTGAGATAAGAGAGCTGCTCATTGATCACATCGGCCACCGTTGCTGTTGGGGAAGCCGTCCTGCTCGCACGTGGAAGATCCGTGCCGTCGAAGACTGCAATGTCTACGTCGGAACTCTCGACACTTTCATCGAAGAGAGGGAAGCTTTAACACAGACAGTGCCCTTCGCTGGTGGAAACTTCAACGGGAAGAAACATGGATCTGCACCTGAGTTATGGCAACTGGACTTGAGGTCACAGTTCCCTACTCTTTTTGTCCCTTACAAAGAAACTCGAGTCCCGGTTCCTCGTTCTGAGACTGTTGACAAGTGCACAG GTTGCGTAGGAAGAGGTGAAGTAGTATGTCCGACGTGCAATGCTGATGGAGAGCCTGGGTTTTACAAGGAGAATCAGATGATGAAGTGTTCTTCTTGTTATGGAAGAGGTTTGATTGCTCATAAAGATGGATCCGACTCAAT ATGTGCAGACTGTAACGGTGAGGGTAAGCTTCCTTGTCCGAATTGCCAATCTCGCGGGTTAATCAAATGCCAGACTTGTGACGGTAACGGCTCTCTTCTGACAAGCAGTATCGCAGTTGTAAGATG GAAGACACTTTCGAAGCGAAAGGTGAGTGCAACGAGAGGAGCTGGTTCGGTACCAGAAGAGGTGTTTCACAGAGCAGAAGGTGTTCAGCTTTGCAACACACAAGCATACCAGTGCACGCCTGCCTACTTTGCAGACTCCTACTTCTTAAACAAGTTCTCCTCAGAAGTCATCTCGCTGAGAGCTGAAGTTCCACCGACGGCGAACGTGGTCTGTGAGAGACACGCCATCTCTGTTGTGCCTGTGACACGCGTCACGATGGAAGATCGTGGGAAGGCCTTCAACTTCTACATAATAGGTTTTGGTAAAGAGATTTACATGAAAGATTATTACCCTGCGAGGTTCTGCTGGGGTTTGTGTCCTTGTCTCGAGTGGTTAAAGGTTTGA
- the LOC108806356 gene encoding neutral ceramidase 2, with protein MTVSLPLSFQFLLLLLTRAVISSSSEYLIGVGSYDITGPAADVNMMGYANSEQIASGIHFRLRARAFIVAEAPQGNRVAFVNLDACMASQIVTIKVLERLKARYGDLYTEKNVAISGIHTHAGPGGYLQYVTYIVTSLGFVRQSFDVLVDGIEQAIMQAHQTLRPGSVFVNKGDLLDAGVNRSPSSYLNNPADERSKYKYNVDKEMTLLKFVDSKMGPIGSFNWFATHGTSMSRTNSLISGDNKGAAARFMEDWFESGQKIPRRVSTIVSDLRQNHSRLLDIAASYKSSRGQDFDARKVRVRKASFVSAFCQSNCGDVSPNVLGTFCIDTGLPCDFNHSTCNGKNELCYGRGPGYPDEFESTRIIGERQFKMAVGLFNKATEKLEGKIGYQHAYVDFSNLEVTVPKAGGGSETVKTCPAAMGFGFAAGTTDGPGAFDFRQGDDKGNAFWRLVRNVLTTPGPDQVQCQKPKPILLDTGEMKTPYDWAPSILPVQMFHIGQLVILSVPGEFTTMAGRRLRDAVKSFLISLDSKQFSNNLHVVIAGLTNTYSQYITTFEEYEVQRYEGASTLYGPHTLTAYIQEFKKLATALVNGQTLPRGPLPPDLLDNQISLLSPVVVDSTPIGVSFGDVKTDVPPKSTFVKGQQVNATFWSGCPRNDLMTEGSFAVVETLRGEKWVPVYDDDDFSVKFKWSRPGRLSSESQATVEWRIPESAVAGVYRLRHYGASKSLVGSITSFSGSSSAFVVV; from the exons ATGACTGTCTCACTTCCATTGTcgtttcagtttcttcttcttctcttaacTAGAGCGGTTATTTCGTCATCTTCCGAGTACTTAATCGGCGTGGGAAGCTATGACATCACCGGTCCCGCCGCTGACGTCAACATGATGGGATACGCTAACTCCGAGCAAATCGCGTCGGGGATTCATTTCCGTCTACGAGCTCGCGCCTTCATCGTCGCTGAGGCGCCTCAAGGGAACCGCGTCGCGTTTGTGAATCTTGACGCGTGTATGGCTTCTCAGATCGTTACCATCAAAGTTCTCGAACGACTCAAGGCAAG ATATGGTGATCTTTACACAGAGAAGAACGTGGCAATAAGTGGGATCCACACACATGCTGGACCAGGAGGTTATCTTCAGTACGTCACTTATATCGTCACCTCTCTTGGATTCGTTCGTCAATCTTTTGACGTTCTCGTTGATGGCATTGAACAAGCCATCATGCAAGCTCACCAAACTCTACGTCCTGGTTCTGTTTTTGTCAACAAAG GTGATCTTTTGGATGCTGGTGTGAACCGAAGTCCTAGTTCTTATCTGAACAATCCTGCTGATGAGAGGAGTAAATATAAGTATAACGTCGACAAAGAAATGACGCTGCTCAAGTTTGTTGATTCGAAGATGGGACCTATTGGTAGCTTTAACTGGTTTGCAACTCATGGGACTTCCATGAGCAGGACTAACTCTTTGATTAGTGGTGATAACAAAGGCGCAGCCGCGCGTTTCATGGAGGACTGGTTTGAGAGTGGACAGAAAATCCCTCGCCGAGTATCAACCATTGTCTCTGATCTGAGACAAAACC acAGTAGGCTTTTGGATATTGCAGCTTCTTATAAGTCATCTAGAGGACAAGATTTTGATGCTCGAAAAGTCCGAGTAAGAAAGGCGTCTTTCGTCTCTGCCTTCTGTCAATCGAACTGCGGTGATGTGAGTCCGAACGTTCTTGGTACGTTTTGCATCGACACTGGACTGCCTTGTGATTTCAATCACAGTACATGCAATGGAAAGAACGAGCTGTGCTATGGCCGTGGCCCCGGGTACCCTGATGAGTTTGAGAGCACACGTATCATTGGAGAAAGGCAATTCAAAATGGCGGTGGGACTATTCAACAAAGCTACTGAGAAGCTAGAGGGGAAGATTGGTTACCAGCATGCTTATGTGGATTTCTCAAACCTTGAAGTCACAGTTCCTAAAGCAGGTGGTGGATCTGAGACGGTGAAGACATGTCCAGCTGCAATGGGGTTTGGATTTGCTGCTGGAACAACTGATGGTCCCGGTGCTTTTGATTTCAGACAAGGAGATGATAAG GGTAATGCCTTTTGGAGATTAGTGAGGAACGTGTTAACAACTCCTGGTCCGGATCAGGTCCAATGCCAAAAACCAAAACCTATTTTACTTGACACTGGTGAGATGAAGACACCATATGACTGGGCG CCTTCGATTCTTCCAGTTCAGATGTTTCACATTGGCCAACTAGTCATCCTCAGTGTCCCTGGAG AGTTCACCACAATGGCTGGAAGGCGTCTCCGTGATGCTGTGAAGTCATTTCTCATCTCTTTAGACAGCAAACAGTTTAGTAACAACCTTCATGTGGTAATCGCTGGTCTCACCAACACGTATTCTCAGTACATTACCACTTTCGAGGAGTACGAGGTTCAAAGATACGAGGGAGCTTCAACGCTATACGGCCCACACACACTCACTGCTTATATCCAAGAGTTCAAGAAACTAGCCACAGCTTTGGTCAACGGTCAAACACTCCCGCGTGGGCCCTTACCACCGGACCTTTTAGACAACCAGATCAGTTTACTTTCGCCTGTGGTCGTAGACTCCACTCCTATAGGAGTCAGCTTTGGTGATGTTAAAACTGACGTGCCTCCCAAGTCAACGTTCGTGAAAGGCCAACAAGTCAACGCCACGTTTTGGTCGGGATGTCCAAGAAACGACCTGATGACTGAAGGATCTTTCGCTGTTGTGGAGACGCTGCGTGGAGAGAAGTGGGTGCCAGTGTATGATGACGATGACTTCAGTGTGAAGTTTAAGTGGTCGAGACCGGGGAGGCTTAGCTCTGAGAGCCAAGCCACGGTGGAGTGGAGGATACCGGAATCTGCGGTGGCTGGAGTTTATAGATTAAGACATTATGGAGCTTCTAAGTCGCTAGTTGGATCCATTACAAGCTTCTCTGGTTCTTCCAGCGCCTTTGTAGTTGTATGA
- the LOC108808769 gene encoding F-box/kelch-repeat protein At4g38940-like: protein MNIDLEMSSPTKPEPTCLIMSLPDEVVIDIIARVSTRFHPSISAVCRRFRTLVASPELYEARRSLLGRNEHCLYVILKSTGENSESRVYNLRRRPDGGRRLVHISSLPVMPREASFVAAADGSRIHVFGGFSLYDRREPSALSIDCRYHTVQPLPAMPKPMTGTPLAHMMDEKIYVFGCTDYHNKVTAVFNTKTQTWEPEMTEPCIELRHMLHGPNGSVNTIIYDVSEETKWKQKFDTWKNVCVIDDAFYSYDRLYNKLIAYDTKHRDWKEVKGVGTLSPGKKSAVGWPRAVNYGGKLLFLYEKMICRTRELWCAEIAVERRQEGREIWGKVEWSDLVSVGDFDLIESIVAMP from the coding sequence ATGAATATAGATCTGGAGATGTCTTCCCCGACCAAGCCAGAGCCGACGTGTCTGATCATGTCACTCCCCGACGAAGTTGTAATTGACATCATAGCGCGTGTCTCCACACGATTTCATCCGTCCATCTCTGCCGTCTGCAGGCGTTTCAGAACACTTGTTGCGTCGCCCGAGCTTTACGAGGCGAGAAGATCCTTGTTAGGCCGCAACGAACATTGTCTATATGTTATTCTCAAGAGCACGGGTGAGAATTCCGAAAGCCGTGTATACAATCTCCGCCGCAGACCCGACGGGGGTCGCCGCTTGGTCCATATCTCGTCGCTTCCTGTTATGCCTCGCGAAGCAAGCTTCGTAGCTGCGGCGGATGGTTCAAGGATACATGTGTTTGGTGGGTTTAGCCTTTATGACCGCAGAGAACCGAGTGCGTTAAGCATAGACTGCAGATATCACACGGTGCAACCCTTACCAGCCATGCCTAAACCCATGACCGGCACTCCTCTCGCTCACATGATGGATGAGAAGATCTACGTATTTGGATGTACTGATTATCACAACAAGGTCACGGCTGTGTTCAATACAAAAACACAAACGTGGGAGCCTGAGATGACAGAGCCATGCATCGAACTACGCCATATGTTGCATGGACCGAATGGGTCTGTTAATACAATTATTTACGATGTTTCGGAGGAAACGAAATGGAAGCAGAAGTTTGATACCTGGAAGAACGTGTGTGTCATTGATGATGCGTTCTACTCCTACGATCGTCTTTACAACAAGTTAATAGCCTATGACACAAAACATAGGGATTGGAAAGAGGTGAAAGGTGTTGGAACATTGTCTCCTGGTAAGAAAAGTGCAGTAGGGTGGCCACGCGCTGTCAATTACGGTGGGAAACTGCTTTTCTTGTATGAAAAAATGATTTGTAGAACAAGAGAGCTTTGGTGTGCAGAGATTGCAGTGGAAAGACGTCAGGAAGGCCGTGAGATTTGGGGTAAAGTTGAGTGGTCTGATCTTGTAAGTGTTGGGGattttgatttaattgaatCTATAGTTGCCATGCCTTGA
- the LOC108812433 gene encoding acetyl-coenzyme A carboxylase carboxyl transferase subunit alpha, chloroplastic produces the protein MAAMSHSSIALGGATASASDYLRSSTNGVTGVSLRTLGRRRTMVTATARSSNLYVTARLKKGKKFDHPWPSNPDPNVKGGVLSYLSEFKPLGNAQKPVTLDFERPLVELEKKIVDVKKMADETGLDFTEQIITLETKYRQALKDLYTHLTPIQRVNIARHPNRPTFLDHIHNITDKFMELHGDRAGYDDPAIVTGIGTIDGKRYMFIGHQKGRNTKENIMRNFGMPTPHGYRKALRMMYYADHHGFPIVTFIDTPGAYADLKSEELGQGEAIANNLRTMFGLKVPILSIVIGEGGSGGALAIGCANKMLMLENAVFYVASPEACAAILWQTSKAAPEAAEKLRITAKELVSLNVADGIIPEPLGGAHADPSWTSQQIKIAINENMSEFGKMSGEELLKHRMAKYRKIGVFIEGVPVEPEKKVNMKRKDVVASTNLKLEGEVEKLREQILKAKETSSGEDEEVEGLSSEVLDEMIEKLKSEIDEEYTKAAKAMGLEERLTATREEFSKANAEEHLMHPALIEKIEKLKEEFSTRLSEAPNYESLKAKLDMLKDFSRAKAASDAASVKKELDKRFKEAVSRPEVMEKVEAVKAEVVSSGASSFEELSDELKEKILMTRREVEAEMVVVLKSIGLELEAVKPNLKEVVAEQSSLVPNENIQEKLEKLNQEITEKIEEVVRTPEIKSMVELLKVEAAKASQTQDGSQKIEALEQQIKQKIADALSMSGLQEKQEELEKELAAARELAGEESDESLKEDDDDDEDGSGSGRSEIINPSFA, from the exons atggctGCAATGTCTCATTCGTCTATCGCATTGGGTGGAGCTACTGCCTCTGCTTCGGATTACTTGCGTAGCTCGACCAACGGCGTTACTGGTGTCTCGTTGAGAACCCTTGGGAGGAGGAGAACAATGGTTACAGCCACTGCAAGGAGTAGTAACCTCTACGTGACGGCTCGTCTCAAGAAAGGCAAGAAGTTTGATCATCCATGGCCTTCTAACCCTGACCCCAACGTCAAAGGAGGAGTCTTGTCTTACCTCTCCGAGTTCAAACCTCTGGGGAATGCGCAAAAGCCTGTCACTTTGGATTTCGAGAGACCACTTGTTGAGCTCGAGAAGAAGATTGTTGAT GTGAAGAAGATGGCGGATGAAACCGGTTTGGACTTTACTGAGCAGATTATCACTTTGGAAACCAAGTATAGACAGGCATTGAAAGATCTTTACACGCATCTCACTCCCATACAACGCGTGAACATTGCAAGACATCCTAACCGTCCTACTTTCCTTGATCATATTCATAACATCACTGACAAG TTTATGGAGCTTCATGGAGACCGGGCGGGTTATGATGACCCTGCAATTGTGACTGGTATTGGAACCATAGATGGCAAAAGATACATGTTTATCGGTCACCAGAAAGGTAGAAACaccaaagaaaatataatgCGTAACTTTGGGATGCCTACTCCTCATGG TTACAGGAAGGCGTTACGGATGATGTATTACGCAGACCATCACGGTTTCCCCATTGTGACGTTCATCGACACCCCTGGAGCCTATGCAGACCTTAAATCTGAAGAACTCGGACAG GGTGAAGCGATTGCCAACAATCTGAGGACAATGTTTGGCTTGAAAGTGCCAATTCTTTCTATTGTCATTGGGGAAGGTGGTTCTGGTGGTGCCTTAGCCATTGGATGTGCTAATAAGATGTTGATGCTCGAAAACGCAGTTTTCTATGTTgccag TCCCGAGGCTTGTGCAGCGATCTTGTGGCAGACTTCCAAGGCTGCTCCTGAG GCTGCTGAAAAGCTTAGAATTACCGCCAAGGAGCTTGTCAGCCTTAATGTAGCTGATGGAATCATACCT GAACCTCTTGGTGGCGCTCATGCTGATCCTTCGTGGACGTCGCAGCAGATAAAGATTGCTATCAATGAAAACATGAGT GAATTCGGAAAAATGAGTGGGGAAGAGCTGCTGAAGCACAGGATGGCTAAGTACCGAAAGATCGGAGTGTTCATCGAAGGTGTTCCAGTAGAGCCTGAGAAGAAAGTCAACATGAAGAGGAAGGACGTTGTAGCCTCCACTAACCTGAAGCTGGAGGGAGAGGTTGAGAAGCTAAGGGAGCAGATTCTGAAAGCCAAGGAGACCTCTTCAGGGGAGGATGAGGAGGTGGAGGGGCTTTCGAGTGAAGTTCTGGACGAGATGATTGAGAAACTCAAATCGGAGATCGATGAAGAGTACACTAAAGCTGCAAAGGCAATGGGTTTGGAGGAGAGACTAACTGCTACGCGTGAAGAGTTCTCGAAAGCGAATGCAGAGGAGCATCTTATGCACCCGGCGCTCATCGAGAAAATCGAGAAGCTTAAGGAAGAGTTCAGCACACGTCTGAGCGAAGCTCCTAACTACGAGAGCCTGAAAGCTAAGCTGGACATGTTGAAAGACTTCTCCAGAGCCAAGGCAGCATCTGATGCTGCTTCGGTGAAGAAGGAGCTTGATAAGAGGTTTAAGGAAGCTGTGAGCCGCCCTGAGGTGATGGAGAAAGTTGAAGCGGTTAAAGCTGAGGTTGTTAGCTCAGGAGCATCGTCTTTCGAAGAGCTGAGtgatgagctgaaagagaagaTTCTGATGACGAGAAGGGAGGTTGAAGCAGAGATGGTGGTTGTGTTGAAGTCGATTGGTCTGGAGCTAGAGGCTGTGAAACCGAATCTGAAGGAGGTGGTAGCTGAGCAGAGCAGCCTTGTTCCGAACGAAAACATTCAAGAAAAGCTTGAGAAGCTGAACCAGGAGATCACGGAGAAGATTGAGGAGGTGGTGAGGACGCCAGAGATCAAGAGCATGGTTGAGTTGCTGAAAGTGGAGGCCGCAAAGGCGAGCCAGACGCAGGATGGGAGTCAGAAGATCGAGGCGCTTGAGCAGCAGATCAAGCAGAAGATAGCTGATGCTCTGAGCATGTCAGGACTGCAGGAAAAACAAGAGGAGCTCGAGAAGGAGCTCGCAGCTGCGCGTGAACTAGCTGGAGAGGAATCAGACGAGAGTCtgaaggaagatgatgatgacgatgaagaTGGTTCAGGATCCGGGAGATCAGAGATAATCAACCCCAGCTTCGCATGA
- the LOC108806277 gene encoding laccase-4: MKSHMVWFLFLVSCLSVFPAPSKSMVRHYKFNVVMKNITRLCSSKPTVTVNGRYPGPTIYAREDDTLLIKVVNHVKYNVSIHWHGVRQVRTGWADGPAYITQCPLQPGQVYTYNYTLTGQRGTLWWHAHILWLRATVHGAIVILPKRGVPYPFPKPDHEKVIVLAEWWKSDTENVINEAIKSGLAPNVSDAHMINGHSGPVKNCPSQGYKLSVRNGKTYLLRLVNAALNEELFFKVDGHLFTVVEVDAVYVKPFKTDTILIAPGQTTNVLLTTSKSAGKYLVTASPFMDSPIAVDNVTATATVHYSGTLSSSPTTLTLPPPQNATTIANNFTNSLRSLNSKKYPALVPTTIDHHLLFTVGLGLNPCPTCKAGNGSRVVASINNVTFTMPKTALLPAHYFNISGVFTTDFPKNPPHVFNYSGGSVTNMATETGTRLYKLPYNATVQLVLQDTGIIAPENHPIHLHGFNFFEVGRGLGNFNPKKDPNNFNLVDPVERNTIGVPSGGWVVIRFRADNPGVWFMHCHLEVHTTWGLKMAFLVENGKGPKQSILPPPKDLPKC, encoded by the exons atgaagTCTCATATGGTTTGGTTTCTGTTTCTTGTGTCCTGCTTGTCTGTTTTCCCAGCTCCATCGAAAAGCATGGTTCGCCATTACAAATTTAAC GTTGTGATGAAGAACATTACTAGACTATGTTCAAGCAAACCAACCGTGACCGTGAACGGTAGATATCCAGGTCCCACAATCTACGCACGAGAAGACGACACGTTGCTCATTAAAGTCGTTAATCACGTTAAATACAACGTCTCTATCCACTG GCACGGTGTGAGACAAGTGAGAACAGGATGGGCCGATGGCCCAGCTTACATCACCCAGTGTCCACTCCAGCCAGGTCAAGTCTACACATACAACTACACCTTGACCGGCCAACGCGGAACCCTCTGGTGGCACGCTCACATCCTCTGGCTCCGAGCCACGGTTCACGGCGCAATTGTTATCCTCCCCAAACGTGGTGTTCCCTATCCGTTCCCCAAACCCGACCACGAGAAAGTTATCGTTCTAG CTGAATGGTGGAAATCGGATACTGAAAACGTCATTAACGAGGCGATTAAGTCTGGATTAGCCCCTAATGTCTCCGACGCTCACATGATCAACGGACACTCTGGCCCCGTTAAAAATTGTCCATCTCAGG GTTACAAACTGTCAGTAAGAAATGGCAAAACCTATCTCTTACGACTAGTCAATGCTGCACTTAATGAAGAGCTCTTTTTCAAAGTCGATGGCCATCTTTTCACGGTGGTGGAAGTCGACGCCGTCTACGTCAAACCGTTCAAGACCGACACCATCCTTATAGCCCCCGGTCAAACCACCAACGTCCTCTTAACCACCTCAAAATCTGCCGGAAAATACCTTGTAACCGCTTCTCCCTTCATGGACTCCCCTATCGCCGTGGACAATGTTACCGCCACCGCGACTGTCCATTACTCCGGAACACTATCCTCCTCCCCAACAACTCTCACTCTCCCTCCGCCGCAAAACGCTACTACCATCGCCAACAACTTTACAAACTCTCTTCGTAGTCTCAACTCCAAGAAGTACCCTGCCCTAGTCCCTACAACCATTGACCACCACCTCCTCTTCACCGTCGGCCTCGGGCTAAACCCGTGTCCCACTTGTAAGGCCGGGAACGGAAGCCGTGTTGTGGCCAGCATCAACAATGTAACATTCACTATGCCCAAAACCGCTTTGCTTCCAGCTCATTACTTTAACATTAGCGGAGTTTTCACAACGGATTTTCCCAAGAACCCACCGCATGTTTTCAACTACAGCGGAGGATCAGTCACGAACATGGCCACGGAAACAGGGACGAGGCTTTACAAGCTACCTTACAACGCCACGGTGCAGCTTGTTCTCCAAGATACTGGCATCATAGCCCCGGAGAACCATCCTATTCATCTTCATGGCTTCAACTTCTTCGAAGTTGGTCGAGGATTAGGTAACTTCAACCCCAAGAAAGATCCAAACAACTTTAACTTAGTTGATCCGGTTGAGAGGAACACAATCGGAGTTCCATCTGGTGGGTGGGTTGTCATCAGATTCAGAGCGGATAATCCCG GGGTTTGGTTCATGCATTGTCACTTGGAGGTACACACGACGTGGGGATTAAAGATGGCTTTCTTGGTGGAGAACGGCAAAGGACCCAAACAGTCGATTTTGCCACCGCCTAAGGATCTTCCCAAGTGTTAG